Proteins from a genomic interval of Euleptes europaea isolate rEulEur1 chromosome 18, rEulEur1.hap1, whole genome shotgun sequence:
- the LOC130489762 gene encoding apoptosis regulator BAX-like → MAAAGGEREPEPPPQKAGTSSDQILKTGTLLLKGFIRDRAQRCGDSGYDNVIAELGGSETQPCDPSTKQLSECLRRIGDELDGNMELQRMIDQVQAYPPKDVFLRVAAEMFADGTFNWGRVVALFYFACKLVLKAICTKVPDLIRTIINWTMEYIQEHVMVWIQAQGGWEGLLSYFGTPTWQTIAVFAAGVLTASLTFWKMS, encoded by the exons GCACCTCTTCTGACCAGATCCTTAAAACCGGAACTCTTCTTCTCAAGGG CTTCATCAGGGACCGAGCCCAGCGCTGTGGAGATTCCGGTTATGACAATGTGATCGCGGAACTCGGAGGGTCGGAGACCCAGCCTTGCGACCCCAGCACCAAGCAGTTGAGTGAGTGCCTACGCCGAATCGGGGACGAGCTCGACGGAAATATGGAGCTGCAGAG GATGATAGATCAAGTGCAGGCGTATCCTCCGAAGGACGTCTTCTTACGGGTGGCTGCGGAAATGTTCGCGGACGGGACCTTCAACTGGGGCCGCGTGGTGGCGTTGTTCTACTTCGCATGCAAGCTGGTCCTGAAG GCAATTTGCACTAAAGTCCCTGACCTCATCAGGACCATAATCAACTGGACAATGGAATATATCCAAGAACATGTcatggtctggatccaagcccagGGAGGATGG GAAGGCCTCCTATCCTACTTTGGCACCCCCACTTGGCAAACCATCGCCGTATTTGCTGCCGGGGTTCTGACTGCGTCACTGACCTTTTGGAAAATGTCTTAA
- the LOC130489495 gene encoding apoptosis regulator BAX-like, with protein sequence MAAEAGRGLPPPSAGPGASDNLSYILRIGRALLISFIRSLFQQHADDFPQGALVEHLSGEDTLMEQLAMEDASDSVQVSLQEFMLRLWRELSSNPEITSMVQSVTDNNPLKVLAEVSETMFANRINWGRIVVFFYFAYRVIAQSSSSWFPDVVDWVMTFLHNRLAAWIQQQGGWIAMLNYTIPSRGRERPVNTFSSMD encoded by the exons ATGGCCGCCGAGGCTGGCCGGGGGCTCCCTCCGCCCTCTGCGGGGCCGG GGGCTTCGGACAACCTCTCGTACATCCTTCGAATTGGAAGGGCCCTGCTGATTAG ttttatCAGATCCCTGTTTCAGCAACATGCAGATGATTTTCCCCAGGGGGCCTTGGTGGAACACCTGAGCGGGGAGGACACACTGATGGAGCAATTGGCTATGGAGGACGCATCGGATTCTGTCCAGGTCTCACTTCAAGAATTCATGCTCCGCCTTTGGCGAGAGCTCAGCAGTAACCCAGAAATCACTAG TATGGTGCAAAGTGTCACCGATAACAACCCGCTCAAAGTCCTGGCCGAAGTCTCCGAGACCATGTTTGCCAACAGGATCAACTGGGGCCGGATCGTTGTCTTCTTCTACTTTGCATACAGAGTAATTGCCCAG TCTAGTTCCAGCTGGTTCCCTGATGTCGTGGATTGGGTCATGACCTTCTTGCACAACCGCTTGGCTGCCTGGATCCAGCAACAGGGGGGCTGG ATTGCTATGCTGAACTACACCATTCCTTCAAGGGGTAGAGAGAGACCTGTGAACACATTCAGCTCTATGGACTGA